One window of Pectobacterium carotovorum genomic DNA carries:
- a CDS encoding efflux RND transporter periplasmic adaptor subunit — protein MLRLNPATFAVCLLPLALVACGDSSGTDDPRTQPPLVRSATVVSAADASRAFTGVVVARIQSDLGFRVQGKILERLVDTGQTVKRGQPLMRLDPVDLSLQAQAQQQTVAAARARARQATDDEVRYRGLVAAGAVSASAYDQIKAAADTAKAELSAAQAQANVAQNATGYAVLLADADGVVMDTLAEPGQVVSAGQPVVRLARAGQREAIVQLPETLRPAAGSEGEATLYGTGKQTVSAKLRLLSDAADPLTRTFEARYVLEGVLANAPLGSTVTLHISDDKLPGQVMQVPLAAIYDPGKGPGVWVISGKPAKVSWRPVQVQGLGDDSAMVTGSLKPGEQVVALGAHLLHDGEAVRMVALSDASVAGSQP, from the coding sequence ATGCTCAGGCTTAATCCTGCCACCTTTGCTGTTTGCCTGTTGCCGCTTGCCCTTGTGGCCTGCGGCGACTCTTCCGGCACCGACGATCCCCGTACTCAGCCTCCTCTGGTCAGGTCTGCGACCGTGGTGAGTGCTGCCGATGCCTCCCGCGCATTTACCGGCGTTGTTGTCGCCCGGATTCAAAGCGACCTCGGTTTCAGAGTGCAGGGCAAAATCCTTGAACGCCTGGTCGATACCGGCCAGACCGTTAAACGCGGTCAGCCATTGATGCGTCTGGATCCGGTTGACCTGAGTCTGCAGGCACAGGCTCAGCAACAGACCGTCGCGGCGGCACGGGCCCGTGCAAGACAAGCGACTGATGACGAGGTGCGCTATCGCGGTCTGGTCGCTGCAGGCGCAGTGTCGGCATCGGCCTACGATCAGATAAAGGCCGCCGCCGATACGGCCAAAGCGGAACTCAGTGCGGCTCAGGCCCAGGCCAATGTGGCGCAAAACGCCACGGGCTACGCCGTGCTGCTGGCTGACGCCGACGGCGTGGTCATGGATACGCTGGCTGAACCCGGTCAGGTTGTCAGTGCCGGGCAGCCGGTGGTCCGGCTGGCCAGAGCAGGGCAGCGCGAGGCCATCGTGCAGTTGCCTGAGACGTTACGCCCGGCAGCCGGAAGCGAGGGCGAAGCAACGTTGTACGGTACCGGTAAACAGACTGTCTCTGCGAAACTGCGGCTCCTGTCCGATGCAGCAGATCCGCTAACCCGCACCTTCGAGGCGAGATATGTGCTAGAGGGAGTACTGGCGAATGCTCCGCTGGGATCCACCGTTACGCTGCATATTTCAGACGATAAATTACCGGGCCAGGTGATGCAGGTACCTTTAGCGGCCATCTATGATCCTGGCAAAGGGCCGGGTGTCTGGGTGATTTCTGGTAAACCCGCCAAAGTGTCATGGCGGCCCGTGCAGGTGCAGGGATTGGGTGACGATTCGGCGATGGTGACAGGTTCTCTTAAGCCGGGAGAGCAGGTGGTCGCCCTGGGGGCGCATCTGCTGCATGACGGTGAGGCCGTACGCATGGTCGCACTAAGCGATGCCAGCGTCGCCGGGAGCCAGCCATGA
- a CDS encoding efflux transporter outer membrane subunit, with product MFPLRTLALVVSSALLAGCAVGPDYHRPDAPLPERYQAQSAVQQRSASRPASFAVWWDGFGDPLLSQYVTDALAQNLDLAQATARMAQSRAGLGAATAALLPSGNVSGQAARAYQSAETPLGQVLSATPDYNRYGNSYETDLNASWEIDVFGGLRRGRQAALADYQASEAGVAATRLAVAAQTADTYITLRGLQTRLSIAEKQVSTQQELLEKVQLLNAKGLAPAYQVRQTEGELAQVQATVPVLRTGLDAAMNALDVMLGTPPGTHRSQLALPGAIPQAPQITSTGTPADLLRRRPDIIVAERHLAASSARIGVAVSEYYPKFSLSALLGSATAVSGDNLFSGGASQSAAVLGLRWRLFDFGRINAQIDQAKGQEAEALAAYRLSVLRATEDVENAFSALVNRETQAATLTRGETALASARQSSFIAYRQGTASLMDVLHNDETLLQASDARAQAQTESARAAVATFRALGGGWQPTETNTRAP from the coding sequence ATGTTCCCCCTCCGTACTCTTGCACTGGTGGTGAGCAGCGCCTTACTGGCGGGTTGCGCCGTCGGGCCGGATTATCATCGCCCGGATGCCCCCCTTCCTGAACGCTATCAGGCACAGTCTGCCGTCCAGCAGAGAAGCGCCTCCAGACCCGCCAGTTTTGCCGTCTGGTGGGACGGCTTCGGCGATCCCCTGTTAAGTCAGTACGTTACCGACGCCCTCGCGCAGAATCTCGATCTCGCACAGGCCACCGCCCGCATGGCCCAGTCACGCGCCGGACTGGGCGCGGCCACAGCAGCGCTGTTACCTTCAGGGAACGTCAGCGGGCAAGCGGCACGCGCGTATCAGTCGGCCGAAACCCCGCTGGGTCAGGTTCTCAGCGCAACGCCGGATTATAATCGCTACGGCAATAGCTATGAAACCGATCTCAACGCAAGCTGGGAGATTGACGTATTTGGGGGGCTGCGACGCGGGCGTCAGGCTGCACTGGCTGACTATCAGGCTTCCGAAGCGGGCGTCGCCGCAACCCGTCTTGCCGTCGCGGCTCAGACTGCCGATACCTATATCACCCTGCGCGGATTACAAACCCGGCTGTCCATCGCGGAGAAACAGGTCAGTACGCAGCAGGAGCTGCTGGAAAAGGTACAACTCCTGAACGCTAAAGGACTGGCTCCGGCGTATCAGGTTCGCCAGACCGAAGGGGAACTGGCGCAGGTTCAGGCAACCGTACCGGTTCTCCGTACCGGGCTTGATGCGGCGATGAATGCATTAGATGTCATGCTCGGCACGCCTCCCGGCACCCATCGCAGTCAGTTAGCGTTGCCGGGTGCCATACCGCAGGCTCCGCAGATAACCTCAACGGGCACACCTGCCGACCTGTTGCGCCGCAGACCCGATATTATCGTGGCGGAGCGCCATCTCGCGGCGTCGAGTGCACGTATCGGCGTGGCGGTCAGTGAGTATTATCCGAAGTTTTCACTCAGTGCCCTGCTCGGCAGCGCGACGGCTGTGTCGGGCGACAACCTGTTCTCCGGCGGTGCCAGCCAGTCGGCAGCCGTGCTGGGACTGCGCTGGCGGCTCTTCGATTTTGGTCGCATCAACGCCCAGATAGATCAGGCGAAAGGTCAGGAAGCCGAAGCGCTCGCGGCCTATCGCCTGTCGGTATTACGCGCCACCGAAGACGTCGAAAATGCTTTCTCCGCCCTGGTCAATCGTGAAACACAGGCCGCCACGCTGACCCGCGGTGAAACCGCCCTGGCCAGCGCCCGCCAGTCATCTTTTATCGCTTACCGGCAGGGAACGGCAAGCCTGATGGACGTCCTGCACAACGATGAAACCCTGTTACAGGCTTCCGACGCCAGGGCGCAGGCGCAGACAGAATCTGCGCGCGCGGCTGTTGCTACGTTCAGGGCGCTAGGCGGAGGCTGGCAGCCAACAGAAACAAACACCAGGGCACCGTAA
- a CDS encoding TetR/AcrR family transcriptional regulator, translating into MTKHINVHPPRGPSDHSVRDQVVDAATEHFGHFGYEKTTVSELAKSIGFSKSYIYKFFDSKQAIGEVICTNRLAMIMAIVNSAIADAPSASEKLRRLFRALTEAGSDLFFHDRKLYDIAAVAARDKWPSAEAHEERLRTLIEQIIVEGRQAGEFERKTPLDEAAHAIYLVMRPYISPVQLQYNLETAPAAAALLSSLILRSLSP; encoded by the coding sequence ATGACTAAACACATAAATGTACATCCCCCAAGGGGGCCATCAGATCACAGTGTGCGTGATCAGGTCGTTGACGCTGCCACAGAGCATTTCGGGCATTTTGGTTACGAGAAAACCACAGTGTCAGAACTGGCTAAATCAATAGGGTTTTCAAAATCCTACATCTATAAATTTTTCGATTCCAAGCAGGCGATCGGCGAGGTGATCTGCACTAACCGGCTGGCGATGATCATGGCGATTGTCAATTCAGCGATTGCAGATGCCCCGTCGGCCTCCGAAAAGTTGCGGCGTTTATTCAGGGCACTGACTGAAGCCGGCAGTGATTTGTTTTTTCACGATCGCAAGCTTTATGACATTGCTGCCGTGGCGGCGCGGGATAAGTGGCCGTCGGCAGAGGCTCATGAAGAGCGTCTGAGAACACTGATTGAACAAATCATTGTTGAAGGGCGGCAGGCGGGCGAGTTTGAACGAAAAACGCCGCTGGATGAGGCGGCGCACGCGATATATCTGGTCATGCGGCCTTACATCAGTCCGGTACAGTTGCAATACAATCTGGAAACGGCACCGGCGGCTGCGGCGCTCCTGTCCTCACTGATACTGAGAAGTCTGTCACCCTGA